A part of Desulfovibrio sp. Huiquan2017 genomic DNA contains:
- a CDS encoding response regulator transcription factor, protein MIPTPVRGMRIFLVDDHPSILDALQTIFMRNNHEVGTATSLEKTEEALATFEPDLVVVDLSLCGESGLDLIAPLVERDVPVLIYSMHEDAATLRRALQAGASGYVSKREPMSVLLEAVDHIFASRQYISPLVSLNLESSFFTQPQHALSERERQILALLAKGETNAEIAESLNISIRTVESYFTRMISKLDLPGMKDLRKYAIADGRS, encoded by the coding sequence ATGATTCCTACACCGGTTCGGGGGATGCGTATTTTCCTGGTGGATGACCACCCCTCCATTCTTGATGCGCTGCAGACCATTTTCATGCGGAACAACCATGAGGTGGGCACGGCAACCAGCCTGGAAAAGACCGAGGAAGCCCTGGCCACTTTCGAGCCGGACCTGGTCGTGGTGGATTTGAGCCTGTGCGGAGAGAGCGGCCTGGATCTTATCGCGCCGCTGGTGGAGAGGGACGTTCCGGTCCTCATCTACTCCATGCACGAGGACGCGGCGACTTTGCGAAGAGCCTTGCAGGCGGGGGCAAGCGGGTATGTCTCCAAGCGCGAGCCCATGTCTGTATTGCTTGAAGCCGTGGATCATATCTTCGCGAGTAGGCAGTATATCAGCCCCCTGGTCTCGCTCAACCTCGAATCTTCCTTTTTTACCCAGCCCCAGCACGCGCTCAGCGAGCGGGAAAGGCAAATACTCGCCTTGCTGGCGAAAGGGGAAACCAATGCCGAAATCGCTGAATCACTCAATATCAGCATCCGCACGGTGGAATCGTACTTTACCCGCATGATCAGCAAACTGGATTTGCCGGGGATGAAGGATCTGCGCAAATACGCCATAGCCGATGGGCGATCATAA